DNA sequence from the Chroococcidiopsis sp. TS-821 genome:
CGGTAGGAACTGGTGGCGATTCGCATACGCGCTTTCCTTTAGGAATTTCCTTCCCTGCTGGTTCAGGGTTAGTCGCATTTGCGGCGGCGTTAGGTGTTATGCCATTAAATATGCCAGAGTCAGTTTTAGTGCGGTTTAAAGGCGAGTTGCAACCAGGTATCACCTTACGCGATATTGTCAACGCGATTCCTTACGTTGCGATTCAAAAAGGATTACTCACCGTTGCGAAACAGAACAAGAAAAACGTCTTTTCTGGGCGCATTATGGAAATCGAAGGCTTACCCGATTTAAAAGTCGAACAAGCTTTTGAATTAACCGATGCAACCGCAGAGCGATCGTGTGCAGGCTGTACGATTAAGTTGAGTGTCGAGACAATTTCTGAGTATTTGCGCTCCAACATCGCGCTCTTAAAAAATATGGTGGCGCGGGGTTATCAGGATGCACGGACAATTATGCGCCGCGTTGCCAAGATGGAACAATGGCTAGCCAATCCAGTATTGATGGAAGCAGATGCAGATGCAGAGTATGCGGAAATTATTGAAATTGATTTGAATGAAATCAAAGAACCAATTGTCGCTGCACCCAACGATCCTGACAATGTCAAATTATTATCAGAAGTTGCTAACGATCCTGTACAAGAAGTCTTTGTCGGTTCGTGCATGACAAATATTGGTCATTACCGCGCTACTGCTAAAGTCTTAGAAGGCGCAGGTGCGGTGCAAACTCGGCTGTGGATTTGTCCGCCGACGCGCATGGACGAAAATCAACTTAAGGAAGAAGGCGTTTACGGTATATTTGGTGCAGCTGGGGCGCGAACGGAAATGCCTGGTTGTAGTTTGTGCATGGGAAATCAAGCACGAGTCGCGGATGGCACAACGGTGTTTTCTACCTCTACGCGGAACTTTAATAACCGCATGGGTAAAGATGCGCGTGTCTATCTTGGTTCAGCAGAATTAGCCGCAGTTTGTGCCTTGTTAGGACGCATTCCTACAGTTGAGGAATACATGGATATTGTTGCGCACAAAATTCATCCGTTTGCTGATGATTTGTATCGCTATCTCAACTTCGATCAAATTGCCGGTTTTGAAGATGAAGGGCGCGTAGTTCCTCTAGAAGAAATGCCCAAGATTGAGGATATTTTAGGAATTCCCGCAGGTACATTGTCTTAACTAAATCTGGGTGGGTACTACCCACCTACACGTTTTTAGTTACCTAAGAGCTTATAAATACTTCGGAAGTTTATTCGCTATTAGACAAACCCCATTCAGCTTTGCAAACTCATTCATAAATCTATTACTTATAGCGTGCTGCCGTGCATACTTTGTTTAGGTAGCCCCGAAGGAAGTCGGAAGGTATCTATGATTCATGCTTACCACAAATGTTTGCGAAAGAACTGCATCAGTTCGCGCCAAGCGTCTTCAGCTGCTAAGCGATTGTACGAAGAACGTTCGTTGCAAAAAAACCCATGGTCGGCATCAGGATAAACTTTCAAGGTGTATTCTTTATTAAGTTTTTGAAATCGTGTTTCGATTTGGTGAATGCGATCGCGCGAAATAAAAGGATCTCTACCACCAAAGAACAAATAAATAGGCACTGTAATATTTTTTACTGCAGCGATCCACTCATCTAAAACCATACCGTAAAAAGGCGCTGCTGCCGCAATTTCAGCTGAAAACTTGCAAGCAGTTAAAAAAGTCAACCCACCGCCCAAACAAAAACCGGTAACACCAATTCTTTCTGGATTCACAGGCGATCGCGTTTTTAAGTAACCCAATGCTGCTTGAAGATCCGCTTCTATAGACTTACCGAAGTCAAGCCGCCACATCATCGCCATAGCCTGCTCTACTTCATCGTAACCAAACTTGTTGTTAGGTTGGCGATAGTATAAATCTGGCACAAGAACTACGTATCCTTCATTTGCGATACGGACTGCTACATCTTGGATATGCGCGGTTAAGCCAAAAGCTTCCATTAATAGAAGAATCGCGGGTACACGCTTTAGCGTAACAGGTGTATATAAGAATGCGGACATTTGTCCATCGGGTGTTTGAATCATCACCTGTGATTGTTCAATTTGCATCATTTTTTCCAGAAAATCCTACTGCTGACAGCTTAAAAAGTCAGCAACTCGATACTCTAGAAAAATATTGCGGAGTTTTGGAATATTCTTGCACTCAACAACCTTGCAGAAATTGTTTTGGCGTGACGCCAAGCATACGCTTGAAACATCGAGTCATATGGCTTTGATCGCAAAAGCCAGCACAAAGAGCAATATTTACAATACTCAATTTGCTGTGTCGCAACAAATATTTTGCTTTATCAATTCGGCGCTGCAAGATGTATTGATGAGGTGTAACACCCATACTTTGCTTAAACAATCGCAAAAAGTGATACGGACTTATTTGCGCGATCGCCGCAATTTCTGTCAGTGTCAAATTTTGATGTAGATGTTCGTTGATGTAGTCTGTTATGAGAACTAGCTTTGCTGATGATAATCCATCTGAGTAGCTAGATTTAGGAGATGTCGCGCAATAGTTTCGTAACAGGTGAATTGCCAACACTGTTTTCAAACTATCAACTAGCAGCTGTCCGCCAATTCTGTAAGATTCTAATTCGTCTTTTAAAGTTAAAAAGATGCTTTGTATCAGTGCGTCTGGCTTACTCATAAACTGCGGTATCAATTCAATACCGTCGGGGTTTACCCAATCTTGACCAATGTTTTTGAGCAGTATAGGCTCAAGAGCTAAAACCATAAACTGAACTGAGGTGTTCCAATTACAGCGGTGGGAAACATTAGCAGGAATAATCGCAATGTCTCCAGTATTTCGCGTCTCTTTGCTCAGCTTTCCATCTAACCATCGCTCTCCTGATGAGTCTTCTATATATGAAGAGGAAAGTCCGCAAGCAATAACGTGCATCGTGTGTTGATGCTCCGCAATCTCAAATTTTGGCTGCTGATAAACTTCTAAGTGAATATCACTCCAACCGCTGCTTGCAAGAACCGATGGTTGGGGTAATAGTGCATTTGCTGCATTGATTTGGCGATAGTCAATAATGCTGCAGGTTGGCGCTGGTGGTTTCATCTTGCGCTCGAATGAATGAGAAGTTTGTTTTGACTTGGCGATAATAAAAAGAGGCGATCGCACCCCCTAAATTCAAAGCTTGAAAGCCATTGCCCCATATATGTTGGGCTGCAATTTATGTATATTACATAACGCCAAGGGGTAGATTTCCTACTGAGATTTAGAACTAGACGTTGCCTTTGTACGGCTACTAGAACTTTTGCGAGTTGTCGATTTAGTCGCTGTACCGCTGCTAGTAGAAGCTTTACGGCGCGTTGATTTAGAGCTTGTGGTTTTGGTTGCTAGTAGTTCGAGTGCTGTTGCCAGCGTTATATCTTCTACCGATTTACCTTCAGGTAGACCCACATTGGTTTTACCGTGCTTAACATAAGGACCGTAAGGACCATCGTATATATTCACGGCTTCGCCATCATCAGGATGGGCACCTAACTCTTTTAATGGCGTTTTCGTTTTACTCCGACCGCCACTGCGTCCTTTTTTAGGTTCTGATAGTAACTCTAAAGCGCGTTCTAAAGTCACTGTAAAAACATCATCCCCAGCTTTAAGCGATCGATAGTCTTTTCCTTCTTTTCCTCGATCGTGTACGACATAGGGACCAAAAGGACCGATCGCAGCTTGAATTTTGCCACCTGTTTCTGGATGAGTTCCTAACAACCGAGGTAAAGACAAAAGACCAACAGCTTTATCCAGCGTCAGGTTTTCGATTGTTATTCCCTTCGGTAATGATGATGTTTTGGGTTTAGGATTTTCTTCCGTCGCATCTCCGAGTTGAATGTAAGGACCGCGACTACCAATTAGTACATAAATCGGTTCTCCCGTTTCGGGATGGCGACCTAATTGATCGGGACCTTCGGTTTTTTGTCGTAGCAATACCTCGACTTGTTCAGGATCTAAATCAGCTGGGTTAATATCCTTAGGAATTGAAGCTGTAACAACACCATTACCATTTTCTACTTCGATGTAAGGACCAAACTTACCGATGCGGACTTTGGCGGCTAAGTCTTCGAGTTCAACAGTCCGTGCGGTGTTCGGATCAATTTGATTTTCACGTTCTTTAACAAGCGTTTCTAAGCCAGAATCACCCAAATAAAATTCTCGTAAGTAAGGTAGCCAGTCAGCTTCCCCTGTGGCAATATCATCTAAAGTTTGCTCCATTTTTGAAGTAAAGCTAGTATCGACTAGATCGGGGAAATATTTTTCGAGCAGACCTGTGACGGCGAAAGCAGTAAACGTAGGAACAAGCGCATTACCAACAAGTTGGGCGTAACCACGGTCAATAATCGTGCCAATAATACTTGCATAAGTACTGGGACGACCAATTCCCTCACTTTCGAGTGTTTTGACTAAAGAAGCTTCGGTATAACGCGCAGGTGGCTGTGTTTCGTGTTTGATTGCTTCGAGTTTTTTACAATTTGGGCGATCGCCTACTTTTAGATCTGGTAAGATTACTTCTCGATCTTCTAGCGCCGCTTCGGGATCGTCAGAGCCTTCGACATACGCGCGTAAGTATCCTGGAAAATCAATGCGCTTACCGGTCGACCGAAATCCCGCATCTTCAACTTGCAGGTGCATTACAATTTGCGTTTGCTTTGCATCTGCCATTTGGCTAGCAACTGTACGTTTCCAAATCAAATCATACAATTCTAGTTCGCGTCCGCTTAAGCCGGTTTCTTGCGGCGTTCTAAATGTACTTCCTGCTGGGCGAATGGCTTCGTGAGCTTCTTGCGCGCCTTTACTTTTCGTCGTGTATTGTCGCGGAGAAGGGCTGAGATATTGCTTACCGTAAAGTTGTTCGACACAAGTTCGGGCAGCAGCGATCGCCTGATCCGATAAATGCACCGAATCTGTACGCATATAGGTAATATATCCTTGTTCGTACAAACTTTGAGCTGTCCGCATTGTATCCCGCGCTGATAGCCTGAGTTTGCGGTTAGCTTCCTGTTGCAAGGTTGAAGTTGTAAACGGTGGTGCAGGTTTGCGCGTCACCGGTCGTTCTTCTAACTCGGTAACTTCCCAAGGTTTTCCTGTCAGGCGGTCTTTTAAAGCTTTTGCTGCTGCTTCATCGAGTAAAACAACCTTGCGCCCAGCAATTAGTTTTCCTGTTGCTTCATCAAAATCGCTACCATTCGCAACTTTGGTTCCTCCCAAAGTGACCAAGCGCGATTCAAACGCATTTTTCGACGCAATGCCTTCACTTTCTGCCTCTAATTCTGCTTTTAAATCCCAGTACGTCGCTTGCCGAAATGCTCGACGCTGGCGTTCTTTTTCAACCAATAACCGCACTGCTACCGATTGTACGCGTCCTGCTGATAAACCCCAAGCGATTTTCTTCCACAACAGTGGCGACAACGTATAACCTACAAGTCGATCTAAAATTCTTCTTGTCTCTTGGGCGCGTACGAGTTGTTCGTCAACATCGCGACAATTCTGCAATGCTTTACGAATCGCATCTTGCGTAATTTCATGAAATACCATCCGCTTGATTGGTACTTTAGGTTTGAGCAGCTGCAATAGATGCCAACTGATACTTTCACCTTCGCGGTCTTCGTCCGTCGCGAGTACCAATTCATCTGCACTTTTCAGCGCTTCTTTCAGTTGAGCAACAACCTTCTTCTTGTCCTTTGGGACGATATACAACGGTTCAAAGTCAGCATCCACATTAACACCCAGCTGCGCCCATTTTTCACCTTTCACCGCCGCAGGAATATCGCTAGCCGACTGCGGAAGGTCGCGGATATGCCCCATAGACGCTTCCACGCGGTAACCATTTGGCAAGTAGTTACGAATGGTACGGGCTTTAGTGGGAGATTCGACAATGACCAGAGTTGACATGGGTTCTTGCAAATAAAATATAGCAGCTAGGCTAAACAGACAACTTTAAAGAAATTGCCTCAATTGTCAAGAGGCAGTGTTAGAGGAAAAACGTGAATTTAGATTTCCATCTCCATATAGTGATACCCCTAGATCTCTAGGTTATAACTAACAAATCTATATCCGACAAAAGTTACCCTCACAACATTTCAGATGAATAAGAATTTATCAGCACTACAGTAGTTTCTATTTACGTAAAAAATGATACTCATTTTTGTTAAAAATACTTAATAAGTGTAGTTTGCCAGACGTGAGGTTACAGAATTGAACAAATATAGCGTTCTAGTTTTTAACATCACACAAAACGATTGCGTGCCTGATAAAGGTATTCGGTATTTTTTGACAGCCTGCCACAGTTTTGCCGCATGTTTTAGCGATCGCGCTGCCAATGCTAATAATACGCTACAACTCCATCTACCTCAGATAATCAAGATAAAATAACAACAAATCCATAAAAGTTGGTCATTATGGCAACCTAACTTGAGTAAACTAAAGCGCTACCACTGGTAGTATCCTGAGAAACATTGCCCAACGACTAGACAATGCGAGAATAACCCTGTGGAAAATACAAGTCAACTAATTATTGCTGGTGCGTTACGCAAAAACCTATCAACTTAGTGGTTGCACTCAATAAATAGTATCTCGGGTAGCAGGGAACAAAAGAAGCACGCACGGGTTATTGGAGTTGCGCAAGAAGAATGGTGTAGGTAACTTGTTACCGTGGGTGAGAAAACTGAACTTCTTACCTTAAATTATAATTACGCGATCGTTAAGAGTTAGTAACAACTTATACTGATGGCAACTCATAGTACTAGCTACTCAGCAGCAATCGCAAGTAGCGTTGCAGTCATTACCAAGATGAAACATACATAAAAGCAACCATATGATAGACAATAAAATTAACACAGCGATTGTCTCATAGCCAAAACCTATATCACTCATGGATTTTGCTAATCTTGCAGACCAGTTAAATGCTGGAACAATTTTGCCCGAAGGGATAGTGCTGACTACCCTGATGGCGATCGTCGTAGGCGATTTGATTGTCGGACGTAGTGCGTCGCGCTGGATTCCATATACAGCGATCGCAGGATTACTCGCCGCCGTCGTCGCGTTATATCTTCAATGGAATAACCCTAGCCCTATTTCGTTTCTAGGTGCTTTTAATAGTGATGACCTCAGTATTGTTTTTCGCGGTATTATCGCGCTGTCAACTGCGGTAACGATTTTGATGTCGATTCGCTATATCGAGCAATCTGGTACAGCGTTAGCAGAATTTATTGGAATAATGCTAACGGCAACGCTAGGAGGGATGTTTTTATCTGGGGCTTCTGAATTAGTCACAATATTTATCTCCCTCGAAACTCTAAGTATCTCTTCGTACTTGATGACAGGATACACCAAGCGCGATCCCCGCTCGAACGAAGCTGCACTTAAATATTTATTAATTGGTGCTGCGAGTACAGGTGTTTTCCTTTACGGCGTCTCTCTACTCTACGGTTTATCAGGAGGCAAAACTCAACTAAGTGCGATCGCGTCTGCAATTGCTGACGCTAACTTAAGTCAATCTCTTGGCTTAGTGATTTCTTTAGTCTTTGTGATTGCAGGTGTTGCTTTTAAAATTTCTGCGGCTCCCTTCCATCAGTGGACACCTGACGTTTATGAAGGTTCGCCAACACCTGTTGTCGCGTTTTTATCTGTAGGTTCCAAAGCTGCAGGATTTGCTTTAGCAATTCGTCTCATGAATAGTGCCTTCCCACTACTGATTGACGAGTGGCAATTTGTCTTTACCGCACTGGCTGTACTCAGTATGGTGTTAGGTAACGTCGTGGCGCTGGCACAAACCAGCATGAAACGGATGCTAGCTTATTCTTCAATCGGACAAGCTGGATTTGTCATGATTGGTTTGATTGCGGGCACCGAAGCAGGATATGCCAGCATGGTATTCTACTTGTTGGTTTACCTTTTCATGAACTTGGGAGCGTTTACCTGTGTGATTCTATTCACGCTCCGAACAGGAACAGACCAGATTAGCGAATATTCGGGACTGTATCAAAAAGATCCTTTGCTAACGCTGTGTTTAAGCATTTGCCTGCTATCTTTAGGCGGTATTCCACCGCTTGCA
Encoded proteins:
- the topA gene encoding type I DNA topoisomerase, whose protein sequence is MSTLVIVESPTKARTIRNYLPNGYRVEASMGHIRDLPQSASDIPAAVKGEKWAQLGVNVDADFEPLYIVPKDKKKVVAQLKEALKSADELVLATDEDREGESISWHLLQLLKPKVPIKRMVFHEITQDAIRKALQNCRDVDEQLVRAQETRRILDRLVGYTLSPLLWKKIAWGLSAGRVQSVAVRLLVEKERQRRAFRQATYWDLKAELEAESEGIASKNAFESRLVTLGGTKVANGSDFDEATGKLIAGRKVVLLDEAAAKALKDRLTGKPWEVTELEERPVTRKPAPPFTTSTLQQEANRKLRLSARDTMRTAQSLYEQGYITYMRTDSVHLSDQAIAAARTCVEQLYGKQYLSPSPRQYTTKSKGAQEAHEAIRPAGSTFRTPQETGLSGRELELYDLIWKRTVASQMADAKQTQIVMHLQVEDAGFRSTGKRIDFPGYLRAYVEGSDDPEAALEDREVILPDLKVGDRPNCKKLEAIKHETQPPARYTEASLVKTLESEGIGRPSTYASIIGTIIDRGYAQLVGNALVPTFTAFAVTGLLEKYFPDLVDTSFTSKMEQTLDDIATGEADWLPYLREFYLGDSGLETLVKERENQIDPNTARTVELEDLAAKVRIGKFGPYIEVENGNGVVTASIPKDINPADLDPEQVEVLLRQKTEGPDQLGRHPETGEPIYVLIGSRGPYIQLGDATEENPKPKTSSLPKGITIENLTLDKAVGLLSLPRLLGTHPETGGKIQAAIGPFGPYVVHDRGKEGKDYRSLKAGDDVFTVTLERALELLSEPKKGRSGGRSKTKTPLKELGAHPDDGEAVNIYDGPYGPYVKHGKTNVGLPEGKSVEDITLATALELLATKTTSSKSTRRKASTSSGTATKSTTRKSSSSRTKATSSSKSQ
- a CDS encoding AraC family transcriptional regulator, which codes for MKPPAPTCSIIDYRQINAANALLPQPSVLASSGWSDIHLEVYQQPKFEIAEHQHTMHVIACGLSSSYIEDSSGERWLDGKLSKETRNTGDIAIIPANVSHRCNWNTSVQFMVLALEPILLKNIGQDWVNPDGIELIPQFMSKPDALIQSIFLTLKDELESYRIGGQLLVDSLKTVLAIHLLRNYCATSPKSSYSDGLSSAKLVLITDYINEHLHQNLTLTEIAAIAQISPYHFLRLFKQSMGVTPHQYILQRRIDKAKYLLRHSKLSIVNIALCAGFCDQSHMTRCFKRMLGVTPKQFLQGC
- a CDS encoding dienelactone hydrolase family protein — encoded protein: MQIEQSQVMIQTPDGQMSAFLYTPVTLKRVPAILLLMEAFGLTAHIQDVAVRIANEGYVVLVPDLYYRQPNNKFGYDEVEQAMAMMWRLDFGKSIEADLQAALGYLKTRSPVNPERIGVTGFCLGGGLTFLTACKFSAEIAAAAPFYGMVLDEWIAAVKNITVPIYLFFGGRDPFISRDRIHQIETRFQKLNKEYTLKVYPDADHGFFCNERSSYNRLAAEDAWRELMQFFRKHLW
- a CDS encoding NAD(P)H-quinone oxidoreductase subunit N, with the translated sequence MDFANLADQLNAGTILPEGIVLTTLMAIVVGDLIVGRSASRWIPYTAIAGLLAAVVALYLQWNNPSPISFLGAFNSDDLSIVFRGIIALSTAVTILMSIRYIEQSGTALAEFIGIMLTATLGGMFLSGASELVTIFISLETLSISSYLMTGYTKRDPRSNEAALKYLLIGAASTGVFLYGVSLLYGLSGGKTQLSAIASAIADANLSQSLGLVISLVFVIAGVAFKISAAPFHQWTPDVYEGSPTPVVAFLSVGSKAAGFALAIRLMNSAFPLLIDEWQFVFTALAVLSMVLGNVVALAQTSMKRMLAYSSIGQAGFVMIGLIAGTEAGYASMVFYLLVYLFMNLGAFTCVILFTLRTGTDQISEYSGLYQKDPLLTLCLSICLLSLGGIPPLAGFFGKIYLFWAGWQAGQYGLVLLGLVTTVVSIYYYIRVVRMMVVKEPQEMSDAVKNYPEVQWSLPGMRPLQVGLVLTLVATSLAGILSNPLFTLANTSIARTTTLQPIVISSHFSATAPAENSALPTQQ